The following coding sequences lie in one Leucobacter allii genomic window:
- a CDS encoding carbonic anhydrase, with translation MTAPRVTPQEAWNAFAAGNERFVTGASAHPNQDVERRSELVNSQTPDVALFGCSDSRLAAEIIFDCGLGDLFIARNMGHVVAESITASMEYAVTQLGTSLIVVLAHDSCGAVAAAIDQSSRTPSETTDSVRHTLAPIQPSVQQRWLRDNTDTPYADPSRIDANAVGRIHLASTVSELLRTSRVISDAVDAGTLAVVGCQYRLTEGRAVPYTVVGPVELELAPLD, from the coding sequence ATGACCGCACCGCGCGTCACCCCGCAGGAGGCCTGGAACGCGTTCGCCGCCGGCAACGAACGCTTCGTCACCGGTGCCTCCGCGCACCCGAACCAGGATGTGGAGCGCCGCTCCGAGCTCGTGAACTCGCAGACCCCCGACGTGGCGCTGTTCGGCTGCTCCGACTCCCGCCTCGCGGCGGAGATCATCTTCGACTGCGGCCTCGGCGACCTCTTCATCGCCCGCAACATGGGGCACGTCGTCGCGGAATCGATCACGGCCTCGATGGAGTACGCGGTCACGCAGCTCGGCACCTCCCTCATCGTCGTGCTCGCGCACGACTCCTGCGGCGCCGTCGCGGCGGCGATCGACCAGTCGAGCCGCACGCCGTCGGAGACGACGGACTCCGTGCGCCACACTCTCGCGCCGATCCAGCCCTCGGTGCAGCAGCGCTGGCTGCGCGACAACACCGACACCCCCTACGCCGATCCGAGCCGCATCGACGCGAACGCCGTGGGCCGCATCCATCTCGCCTCGACCGTGAGCGAACTGCTGCGCACCTCCCGCGTCATCAGCGACGCCGTCGACGCCGGCACCCTCGCCGTCGTCGGCTGCCAGTACCGGCTCACCGAGGGGCGCGCCGTGCCCTACACGGTCGTCGGCCCCGTCGAGCTCGAGCTCGCGCCGCTCGACTGA
- a CDS encoding epimerase produces the protein MIGGGETRTGRVVIGGASGFMGRHLQHRYTVQGREVVTIGRSGADLVWDDTAGIAAAVDGAALVVGLAGKSVNCRYTPANRAEILRSRTETTAALHRAIGAADRPPELWVNSSTATIYRHAEDRPMTEASGELGAGFSVDVARAWEAALLHGELRGTRRVALRSAIVLGPELAPGIGGVLGPLRTLARLGLGGAQHDGRWPVGRRRREAGTAHLPGARDGKQRFSWIHVEDAARILDFLEATPELMGPVNAAAPHPVDNATFMRVVRRAVGAAVGPSLPRWMLELGALGIRTETELILKSRWVLPARLTEAGFAFRFPEIDAAVADALAR, from the coding sequence ATGATCGGCGGCGGGGAGACGCGCACCGGCCGCGTGGTGATCGGCGGCGCATCGGGCTTCATGGGCCGGCATCTGCAGCACCGGTACACCGTGCAGGGGCGCGAGGTCGTCACGATCGGCCGCTCGGGCGCGGACCTCGTCTGGGACGATACGGCCGGGATCGCCGCCGCGGTCGACGGGGCCGCGCTCGTCGTCGGGCTCGCCGGGAAGAGCGTGAACTGCCGCTACACCCCGGCGAACCGGGCGGAGATCCTCCGGTCGCGGACCGAGACCACCGCGGCGCTGCACCGCGCGATCGGCGCGGCGGACCGTCCGCCCGAGCTCTGGGTGAACTCCTCGACCGCCACGATCTACCGGCACGCGGAGGATCGGCCGATGACCGAGGCTTCGGGGGAACTCGGCGCCGGCTTCTCCGTCGACGTCGCCCGCGCCTGGGAGGCCGCGCTGCTCCACGGAGAGCTGCGCGGCACTCGGCGCGTCGCGCTCCGCAGCGCCATCGTGCTCGGTCCCGAGCTCGCCCCGGGCATCGGCGGCGTGCTCGGGCCGCTGCGGACGCTCGCGCGGCTCGGCCTCGGCGGCGCGCAGCACGACGGCCGGTGGCCGGTGGGCCGTCGACGCCGGGAGGCGGGCACGGCGCACCTGCCGGGCGCGCGTGACGGGAAGCAGCGATTCAGCTGGATCCATGTCGAGGACGCCGCACGCATCCTCGACTTCCTGGAGGCGACGCCCGAGTTGATGGGGCCCGTGAACGCGGCGGCCCCGCATCCGGTCGACAACGCGACGTTCATGCGCGTCGTCCGCCGTGCGGTCGGCGCCGCAGTCGGGCCGTCGCTGCCGCGGTGGATGCTCGAGCTCGGCGCCCTCGGGATCCGGACGGAGACCGAGCTGATCCTCAAGAGCCGGTGGGTGCTGCCGGCCCGCCTGACGGAGGCGGGGTTCGCGTTCCGCTTCCCCGAGATCGACGCGGCGGTCGCAGACGCCCTCGCCCGCTGA
- a CDS encoding DUF4245 family protein, with amino-acid sequence MAKKHKPPVVVAELGRPETPAETAARKATDSRLYRERKTVNNLVFSLLVSLALVVVMVLIVPRGDDAFSEHAVDVPSLASEASPSAGRELAAPEVPAAWKAKQATLRGSGDGVTAWQINYTTVDETTGAEAYAAVVQAFTADGSPVDETWIATELEQQAATGTEEIGGISWTVYDHPDRDPDSSNMRFGLVGDWQGDAILVYGTDSAATLRVLAADVAASLQAAPAAGTDPTTEEEE; translated from the coding sequence ATGGCGAAGAAGCACAAGCCCCCGGTCGTGGTCGCCGAGCTCGGCCGCCCCGAGACCCCGGCGGAGACCGCCGCGCGCAAGGCCACCGACAGCCGCCTCTACCGCGAGCGGAAGACCGTCAACAATCTCGTCTTCTCGCTGCTCGTGAGTCTCGCCCTCGTCGTCGTGATGGTGCTCATCGTGCCCCGCGGGGACGACGCCTTCTCCGAGCACGCGGTCGACGTGCCGAGCCTCGCGTCGGAGGCGTCGCCGAGCGCCGGCCGCGAGCTCGCGGCCCCCGAAGTGCCCGCGGCGTGGAAGGCGAAGCAGGCGACCCTGCGCGGCAGCGGCGACGGCGTCACCGCGTGGCAGATCAACTACACGACCGTCGACGAGACCACCGGAGCCGAGGCCTACGCGGCCGTCGTGCAGGCGTTCACCGCCGACGGCTCCCCCGTCGACGAGACGTGGATCGCGACGGAGCTTGAGCAGCAGGCCGCGACGGGCACCGAGGAGATCGGCGGGATCTCCTGGACGGTCTACGACCACCCGGATCGCGATCCCGACTCGAGCAACATGCGATTCGGCCTCGTCGGCGACTGGCAGGGGGACGCGATCCTCGTCTACGGCACCGACAGCGCGGCGACCCTGCGCGTCCTCGCCGCAGACGTCGCCGCGTCGCTGCAGGCCGCGCCCGCGGCCGGAACCGACCCCACAACGGAGGAGGAAGAATGA
- a CDS encoding exodeoxyribonuclease VII small subunit translates to MADTVSPDPAALSYEQARDELIQVVGRLEQGGTTLEESLQLWERGEALAARCEEWLLGARKRLEAARRNAGDGDAPAGGDA, encoded by the coding sequence ATGGCAGACACGGTGAGCCCGGATCCGGCCGCGCTCAGCTACGAACAGGCGCGCGACGAACTGATCCAGGTGGTCGGCAGACTCGAGCAGGGCGGCACGACCCTCGAGGAGTCGCTGCAGCTGTGGGAACGCGGCGAGGCGCTCGCGGCGCGCTGCGAGGAGTGGCTCCTCGGCGCGCGCAAGCGCCTCGAGGCCGCGCGCCGGAATGCCGGCGACGGCGATGCGCCCGCCGGGGGCGACGCGTAG
- a CDS encoding DUF4166 domain-containing protein produces MPPEEPRNDSPYARALGARVAELHPVLRSYFSGIPAGRAGVGEGTFASVGTPRRWLRPLLLPLQRAGIAHAGWAREVPFRIVNRIADGRVVSTRDLALPGGTWTMRDAVGRNAHGGLVDELGPSGAIVASFDLSVADGGLRLRSRAVGIRIVGRMLRLPRAIAPVIRLHERFDEAAGVQRVDVTIDMPVVGRIYGYSGSFRYRIIEDADIGAGFDTDGVIAEDADDGIGNGNGIGVGTVGIGIAGAEDAGRA; encoded by the coding sequence ATGCCCCCGGAGGAGCCCCGGAACGACTCGCCGTACGCCCGAGCGCTCGGCGCGCGCGTCGCCGAGCTGCACCCGGTGCTGCGGAGCTACTTCTCCGGGATCCCCGCCGGGCGGGCCGGCGTCGGCGAGGGGACCTTCGCGAGCGTCGGCACGCCGCGTCGCTGGCTGCGGCCGCTCCTCCTCCCGCTGCAGCGCGCCGGGATCGCGCACGCCGGCTGGGCGCGCGAGGTGCCCTTCCGCATCGTCAACCGGATCGCGGACGGGCGAGTGGTGAGCACGCGGGATCTCGCGCTGCCCGGGGGAACCTGGACGATGCGCGATGCCGTCGGACGCAATGCGCACGGCGGGCTCGTGGACGAGCTCGGCCCGTCCGGCGCGATCGTCGCGAGCTTCGACCTCTCCGTCGCGGACGGCGGCCTGCGACTGCGCAGTCGCGCCGTCGGGATCCGGATCGTCGGGCGCATGCTGCGCCTGCCGCGGGCGATCGCCCCCGTGATCCGACTGCACGAGCGCTTCGACGAGGCGGCGGGCGTGCAACGGGTCGACGTCACGATCGACATGCCCGTGGTCGGGCGAATCTACGGGTACAGCGGGTCGTTCCGGTACCGGATCATCGAGGATGCCGACATCGGTGCCGGCTTCGATACCGACGGCGTCATCGCCGAAGACGCCGACGACGGCATCGGCAACGGGAACGGCATCGGCGTCGGCACCGTCGGCATCGGCATCGCCGGCGCCGAGGACGCCGGGCGGGCATGA
- a CDS encoding class II fumarate hydratase, which produces MTTQHSADSTVEYRIEHDTMGEVRVPKDALYAAQTQRAVENFPISGTGLEPAQIVALARIKRAAAIANKELGILEAPTADAIVAAADEIIAGSHHEQFPVDTYQTGSGTSSNMNMNEVLATLATRHLGAPVHPNDHVNASQSSNDVFPTSVHIAVTGALIEQLTPALAHLAEALEAKAEQWKSAVKSGRTHLMDATPVTLGQEFGGFAAQIRYGIERVQAALPRVAEVPQGGTAVGTGINTPLGFPEKVIAEIAASSGLPITEARNHFEAQANRDGLVEASGALRTIAVSLTKINNDIRWMGSGPNTGLAELHIPDLQPGSSIMPGKVNPVVPEAVLMVCARVIGNDATIAWSGASGAFELNVQIPVMGTALLESIRLLANASLVLADKTIAGLEANLDRAAALAGMSPSTVTPLNRLIGYEAAAKIAKHSVAKGITVREAVVDLGYVERGEVSEAELDQALDLLSMTHPGVAK; this is translated from the coding sequence GTGACCACTCAGCACAGCGCAGACAGCACCGTCGAGTACCGCATCGAGCACGACACCATGGGCGAGGTCCGGGTGCCCAAGGACGCGCTCTACGCCGCGCAGACGCAGCGCGCCGTCGAGAACTTCCCGATCTCCGGCACGGGTCTCGAGCCGGCGCAGATCGTCGCGCTGGCGCGCATCAAGCGCGCCGCCGCGATCGCGAACAAGGAGCTCGGCATCCTGGAGGCGCCCACCGCCGACGCCATCGTCGCCGCCGCGGACGAGATCATCGCGGGATCCCACCACGAGCAGTTCCCGGTGGACACCTACCAGACCGGCTCCGGCACCTCCTCGAACATGAACATGAACGAGGTGCTCGCGACGCTCGCGACGCGGCATCTCGGCGCCCCGGTGCACCCGAACGATCACGTCAACGCCTCGCAGTCGTCCAACGACGTCTTCCCCACCTCCGTGCACATCGCCGTCACGGGCGCGCTCATCGAGCAGCTGACCCCCGCGCTCGCGCACCTCGCCGAGGCGCTCGAGGCGAAGGCCGAGCAGTGGAAGTCGGCCGTGAAGTCGGGCCGCACGCACCTCATGGACGCGACCCCGGTGACCCTCGGGCAGGAGTTCGGCGGCTTCGCCGCGCAGATCCGCTACGGCATCGAGCGCGTTCAGGCCGCGCTCCCCCGCGTCGCCGAGGTGCCCCAGGGCGGCACCGCCGTCGGCACCGGCATCAACACGCCCCTCGGCTTCCCCGAGAAGGTCATCGCCGAGATCGCGGCCTCGAGCGGGCTGCCCATCACCGAGGCGCGCAACCACTTCGAGGCGCAGGCGAACCGCGACGGCCTGGTCGAGGCCTCCGGCGCGCTGCGCACCATCGCCGTCTCGCTCACGAAGATCAACAACGACATTCGCTGGATGGGCTCGGGGCCGAACACCGGGCTCGCGGAGCTCCACATCCCCGACCTGCAGCCGGGCTCGTCCATCATGCCGGGCAAGGTCAACCCCGTCGTGCCCGAGGCCGTGCTGATGGTCTGCGCGCGGGTCATCGGCAACGATGCGACGATCGCGTGGTCCGGCGCCTCCGGGGCCTTCGAGCTCAACGTGCAGATCCCCGTCATGGGCACGGCGCTGCTCGAGTCGATCCGCCTGCTCGCGAATGCCTCCCTCGTGCTCGCCGACAAGACCATCGCCGGGCTCGAGGCGAACCTCGACCGGGCGGCGGCGCTGGCCGGCATGAGCCCCTCGACCGTCACCCCGCTCAACCGCCTCATCGGCTACGAGGCGGCGGCGAAGATCGCGAAGCACTCCGTCGCGAAGGGCATCACCGTGCGCGAGGCCGTCGTCGATCTCGGCTACGTGGAGCGCGGCGAGGTCAGCGAGGCCGAACTCGATCAGGCCCTCGATCTGCTCTCGATGACCCACCCGGGCGTCGCGAAGTAG
- a CDS encoding ABC transporter permease: MNTERLKIFAAKNGIFLALIVLIAVFSILRPNFFSFANGQSILLQAAELGLIAIPAAFLIMSGTIDLSVGSVASVAAITGGLTMSGTGSTLLGFAVALGTGVAAGALNGFLVAYLRLNSFVVTLGALSVWGGLALLLSDGRTIPRAELPEAFRAIGTLKLGPVPIQIVALLVVIALGWYVLNHTTFGKSVKAIGGNERAARLMGVNVQRSRFLLFVATGGFAALAGLFLSAKVQSANPNIGSGLELEVLTVVLLGGVAFEGGVGRISGVVAGLLFFRVLRAGLVFMQASPFLQTILVGATLIVAVALDSSIQRMIRTSWARLGRRAVAEEPAERQTAATG; this comes from the coding sequence ATGAACACCGAACGCCTCAAGATCTTCGCCGCCAAAAACGGCATCTTCCTCGCACTCATCGTGCTCATCGCGGTCTTCTCGATCCTGCGGCCGAACTTCTTCTCCTTCGCGAACGGGCAGAGCATCCTGCTGCAGGCCGCCGAGCTCGGCCTCATCGCGATTCCGGCGGCATTCCTCATCATGTCGGGAACGATCGACCTCTCCGTCGGCTCCGTGGCCTCGGTGGCGGCGATCACCGGCGGGCTGACCATGAGCGGCACCGGATCCACGCTGCTCGGCTTCGCCGTGGCTCTCGGCACCGGCGTGGCGGCCGGCGCGCTCAACGGCTTCCTCGTCGCCTACCTGCGGCTCAACTCCTTCGTGGTGACGCTGGGCGCGCTGAGCGTGTGGGGCGGCCTCGCCCTGCTGCTCTCCGACGGACGCACGATCCCGCGCGCCGAACTGCCCGAGGCCTTCCGAGCGATCGGCACGCTGAAGCTCGGGCCGGTGCCGATCCAGATCGTCGCACTGCTCGTCGTCATCGCGCTGGGCTGGTACGTGCTCAATCACACGACCTTCGGCAAATCGGTGAAGGCGATCGGCGGCAACGAGCGGGCCGCGCGGCTCATGGGCGTGAACGTGCAGCGCTCCCGCTTCCTGCTCTTCGTGGCGACCGGCGGCTTCGCCGCCCTCGCGGGGCTGTTCCTCTCCGCGAAGGTGCAATCCGCGAACCCCAACATCGGCTCCGGGCTGGAGCTCGAGGTGCTCACCGTCGTGCTGCTCGGCGGCGTCGCCTTCGAGGGCGGCGTCGGCCGGATCAGCGGCGTCGTGGCGGGCCTGCTGTTCTTCCGGGTGCTGCGCGCCGGACTCGTGTTCATGCAGGCGTCGCCGTTCCTGCAGACGATCCTCGTCGGCGCCACCCTCATCGTCGCCGTGGCGCTCGACAGCTCGATCCAGCGCATGATCCGCACGTCGTGGGCGCGGCTCGGGCGCAGGGCCGTCGCCGAGGAGCCCGCCGAGCGGCAGACCGCGGCGACGGGGTAG